The Apibacter raozihei genome contains a region encoding:
- a CDS encoding patatin-like phospholipase family protein gives MNYCKKYFFFFILTYFTSNIAIAQSLVTNEKQPKVGLVLSGGGAKGFAHVEVIEAIEKAGIKIDYISGTSMGAIVGALYASGYSPDEIKKAIGNVDFMELFLQEKDRNFIPFFDKSYREKYILTLPINNFKLSLPSAISKGQGPLLLLTDLLSHVHQINDYSKLPIPFLCIATNLETGDEEQIESGFLPLSVLASGAYPSLIEPVKIDNKVLIDGGIVNNFPARALKNKGMDIVIGVDLGAGLQKSEDINSILSIINQIISYRINIKTDFERSYVDLIIKPDLKNYTVTDFDKKDSILYKGKLAAEKVYPQLVDIAKAQGYDTLNRPRVKELPYNRHLFITQFNVQGTKSMDSVFVKRKMGIQIPQNTTVIKLDKGVSSLYSTGNFNRVYYQIKNDSANESQKLTLHLDEKKNNSVRFGLHYDDVYKASLLTNITLNKLLLNNSTISLDVIFSNNFRTNLNYFIDNGIYPSIGSNTSFNVFNFNFSEVKENLYKLKRLRNFNQQIYFQSTLVEKYAIGAGMEYNYTTFSPYGDLERKDGSYFLSPYFFLKADTRDNANFPFRGFKLDASAKHVILSNSENDKFTMIKGDISYSIPIGKRFAIENQGFYGVSFETPALQYKYFLGGYFEQELTNFKKFLGLPFAYTNGNQIISFYSSLNYRILKNHYVKTYVNFANVENNFKDLKYFDYKYSSYGLGYGYDSPFGPINLMYTYSVNQKKGVFSVGLGYWF, from the coding sequence ATGAATTATTGTAAGAAATATTTTTTCTTTTTTATTCTTACTTACTTTACTAGTAACATTGCCATTGCTCAATCCTTAGTAACCAACGAGAAACAGCCTAAAGTAGGACTTGTTCTTAGCGGTGGTGGTGCAAAAGGATTTGCTCATGTTGAAGTTATTGAAGCTATTGAAAAAGCAGGGATAAAAATCGATTACATCAGTGGCACCAGTATGGGAGCTATTGTAGGTGCTTTATACGCTTCTGGTTATTCACCGGATGAGATTAAAAAGGCAATTGGAAATGTTGATTTTATGGAACTATTTTTGCAAGAAAAAGACCGTAATTTCATTCCTTTTTTTGATAAATCATACAGAGAAAAATACATACTTACTCTTCCTATAAATAACTTTAAACTTTCTTTACCATCAGCTATTAGCAAAGGCCAGGGTCCACTTTTACTTTTGACTGATTTATTAAGTCACGTACATCAGATAAATGATTACTCTAAACTCCCTATTCCTTTTCTTTGTATTGCAACCAATTTGGAAACCGGAGATGAAGAACAGATTGAATCCGGATTTTTACCGTTAAGCGTATTAGCAAGTGGTGCATACCCTTCACTTATAGAACCGGTTAAAATAGATAATAAAGTTTTAATTGATGGAGGAATTGTTAATAACTTTCCTGCAAGAGCACTTAAGAATAAAGGAATGGATATTGTAATAGGTGTCGATCTAGGTGCTGGATTACAAAAATCTGAAGATATAAATTCTATATTAAGCATTATAAATCAGATAATTAGCTATAGAATTAATATTAAAACAGATTTCGAAAGGAGCTATGTTGATTTAATCATTAAACCTGATTTAAAAAATTATACAGTAACCGATTTTGATAAAAAAGATTCTATTTTATATAAAGGAAAACTTGCTGCTGAAAAAGTTTATCCTCAATTGGTGGACATAGCTAAAGCTCAGGGTTATGATACTTTAAACAGACCAAGAGTCAAGGAATTGCCTTACAACAGGCATCTTTTTATAACTCAATTTAACGTGCAAGGTACTAAATCTATGGATTCTGTATTTGTGAAACGTAAAATGGGTATTCAAATTCCTCAAAATACCACTGTGATAAAATTAGACAAAGGAGTATCGAGCTTATATTCCACAGGTAACTTCAATCGTGTTTATTACCAGATTAAAAATGATTCTGCAAATGAAAGTCAAAAATTAACTCTTCATTTAGATGAAAAAAAGAATAATTCAGTACGTTTCGGTTTACATTATGATGATGTTTATAAAGCATCTTTATTAACTAATATAACATTAAATAAATTACTTTTAAATAACTCTACGATATCTTTAGATGTTATTTTCAGTAATAATTTCCGAACAAATCTTAATTATTTTATAGATAACGGAATATATCCAAGCATTGGTTCAAATACTTCTTTCAATGTATTTAATTTTAATTTTTCTGAAGTTAAAGAAAATTTATATAAATTAAAAAGACTACGAAATTTTAATCAACAAATCTATTTTCAATCTACCTTAGTTGAAAAATATGCTATTGGCGCAGGAATGGAATATAATTATACAACTTTTTCACCTTACGGTGATTTGGAAAGAAAAGATGGTAGTTATTTTTTAAGTCCTTATTTTTTTCTTAAAGCAGATACCAGAGATAATGCAAATTTCCCTTTCAGAGGATTTAAACTTGACGCTTCGGCAAAACATGTAATTTTATCAAATTCTGAAAATGATAAATTTACAATGATTAAAGGAGATATTAGTTATTCTATACCCATTGGAAAGCGATTTGCCATCGAAAATCAAGGTTTTTACGGAGTTTCTTTTGAAACACCTGCCTTGCAATATAAATATTTTTTAGGTGGCTATTTCGAGCAGGAATTAACTAATTTTAAGAAATTTTTAGGCCTGCCTTTTGCATATACTAACGGTAATCAAATTATTTCTTTTTATTCTTCTTTAAATTATAGAATTTTAAAAAATCATTATGTAAAAACATATGTAAACTTTGCTAATGTTGAGAATAATTTTAAAGATTTAAAATATTTTGATTATAAATATTCGAGTTATGGATTAGGATATGGTTACGACAGCCCTTTTGGTCCCATAAATTTAATGTATACCTATTCTGTAAATCAAAAAAAAGGAGTATTTAGTGTAGGATTAGGATATTGGTTTTAA
- a CDS encoding glycosyltransferase: MEKKKILFFLHTMRGGGVENVLLNIFNNFEKTNFQFTLLLIRKEGDFFSQIPKNVQIKYLALGNEFLSNLKFINILQKIYRKVKLKILLKNPYFIRKFFISEFNDVEIAFLGDLIPILDKIKRADSFTIGWVHGDIYASRSDLNMKKEILSSSLNLDKVVYVSNKALENGILWNPKISSNAIVIYNPIDKENILSKSLKKIDFNYDEITFICVGRLSGIKGYDNVLKVHQRLIKDGFRHHVIIIGKGEDESIVRSTIEKYKIKETFHLLGHKQNPFPYLKASDIYLLNSKSEGYPLAVKEALLLGKPMIVTNVGGVTEIVDESNAIIIDYDENQLYNAMKKMITDKEFRNKLQLVNQKHYKEYDQNIIYNSYKKLLNSQKVSN, from the coding sequence ATGGAAAAAAAGAAAATTTTATTTTTTCTGCATACCATGAGGGGAGGAGGTGTAGAAAATGTTTTGTTGAACATATTTAATAATTTTGAAAAAACAAATTTTCAATTTACATTATTGTTAATTAGAAAAGAAGGAGACTTTTTTTCCCAGATTCCAAAGAATGTACAAATTAAATATTTAGCTTTGGGTAATGAATTTTTATCCAATCTCAAATTTATAAACATATTACAAAAAATATACAGGAAAGTAAAACTAAAAATATTACTAAAAAATCCTTACTTTATAAGAAAGTTTTTTATTTCTGAGTTCAACGATGTTGAAATAGCATTTTTAGGAGATTTGATCCCAATACTTGATAAAATTAAAAGAGCTGATTCTTTTACTATAGGATGGGTTCATGGTGATATATATGCGAGTCGTAGTGATTTGAATATGAAAAAGGAAATACTATCTTCTTCATTAAATTTAGATAAAGTTGTTTATGTTTCCAATAAAGCCTTAGAAAATGGTATTTTATGGAATCCAAAAATTTCAAGTAATGCAATTGTAATTTATAATCCTATAGACAAAGAAAATATTTTGAGTAAATCTTTAAAAAAAATTGATTTTAATTATGATGAAATAACATTTATATGTGTTGGTAGATTAAGTGGCATTAAAGGATATGACAATGTTTTAAAAGTGCATCAAAGACTCATTAAGGATGGATTTAGACACCATGTCATTATTATTGGTAAAGGAGAAGATGAAAGTATTGTAAGAAGTACAATAGAAAAATATAAAATAAAAGAAACATTTCATCTCTTAGGTCATAAGCAAAATCCCTTTCCATATTTAAAAGCTTCTGATATATATTTGTTAAACTCTAAAAGTGAAGGGTATCCTTTAGCAGTTAAAGAGGCTTTATTATTAGGAAAACCTATGATTGTTACTAATGTTGGAGGAGTAACAGAAATTGTAGACGAAAGCAATGCTATTATTATCGATTATGATGAAAACCAGCTTTACAATGCTATGAAAAAAATGATTACAGATAAAGAGTTTAGAAATAAACTCCAATTAGTTAATCAAAAACATTATAAAGAATACGATCAAAACATAATTTATAATTCATATAAAAAGTTATTAAATTCTCAAAAAGTAAGCAATTAA
- a CDS encoding serine O-acetyltransferase, with protein sequence MKSIIQKDYFRHAGVWIKYPLIKTIFNIDFRYIYFFRKITDKKTYRITNFFYKLYYKYLSDQINYYIDPSANIDEGFYVIHAHRIFIGPKVKIGKNCNFSHCTTIGQTKEIGHPSIGDNVWVGTFCVLEGNIKIGNNVLIAPLTYVNFDVPDNSLVIGNPAKILSRTHATQDYINNVI encoded by the coding sequence ATGAAGTCAATTATACAGAAAGATTATTTCAGACATGCAGGAGTTTGGATAAAATATCCGCTAATTAAAACCATCTTTAATATAGACTTTAGATATATATATTTCTTCAGAAAAATAACGGATAAAAAAACCTATCGCATTACCAATTTTTTTTATAAATTATATTACAAGTATTTGTCAGATCAGATTAATTATTATATTGACCCATCTGCAAATATAGATGAAGGATTTTATGTTATTCATGCACACAGAATATTTATTGGTCCAAAAGTTAAAATTGGAAAAAATTGTAATTTTTCTCATTGCACAACTATAGGACAAACAAAAGAGATAGGACATCCTTCAATAGGAGATAATGTGTGGGTTGGTACATTTTGTGTTTTGGAAGGAAATATAAAAATTGGGAATAATGTTTTAATAGCTCCTCTTACATATGTAAATTTCGATGTTCCTGATAATTCTTTAGTAATAGGAAATCCTGCAAAGATACTTTCGAGAACTCATGCTACTCAAGATTATATAAATAACGTTATTTAG
- a CDS encoding glycosyltransferase, whose protein sequence is MLSIIIINYNTFQLTVECINSIKKSTSTNYEIILIDNASKEKDPKEFLDIFKDIKLIELDQNVGFGRANNIGMKQSAGDYYLLLNSDTIIKDHAIDDCINYMKYHQEIDILGCRSKFENRETQLTAFKYEEEYSLLRSIIYFIKRNTFLRYSNKTKQIWISISTIIKESNKINEIIPILMIKM, encoded by the coding sequence ATGTTATCGATTATAATTATTAATTATAACACATTTCAGCTCACGGTCGAATGTATTAATTCTATAAAAAAATCAACGAGTACCAATTACGAAATAATTTTGATTGATAATGCATCAAAAGAGAAAGATCCTAAAGAATTTTTAGATATATTTAAAGATATTAAGCTCATTGAGTTAGACCAAAATGTTGGATTTGGAAGGGCTAATAATATTGGTATGAAACAATCAGCAGGTGATTATTATTTACTGTTAAATTCTGATACCATTATTAAAGATCATGCAATTGATGATTGTATCAATTATATGAAATATCATCAAGAAATTGATATTTTAGGTTGTCGATCAAAATTTGAAAATAGAGAAACTCAATTAACAGCTTTTAAATATGAAGAAGAATATTCACTGCTAAGATCAATCATTTATTTTATTAAAAGAAATACGTTTCTTCGGTATTCAAATAAAACTAAGCAAATTTGGATATCTATTTCAACAATAATAAAAGAATCAAATAAAATTAATGAAATAATTCCCATATTAATGATTAAAATGTAA
- a CDS encoding DapH/DapD/GlmU-related protein, with protein sequence MILKLINHRLISKYGFFLESGGQVGPGLKVLNTSLIIINAGAEVGENCTLSQGVTIGVANRGKRKGCPVIGDNVWIGPYSMIVGKIKIGNNVWIGPNSYINIDVPDNSRVFGNPPQILPDENAVKDYIINPV encoded by the coding sequence ATGATATTAAAGTTAATTAATCACCGATTAATTTCCAAATATGGTTTTTTTCTAGAAAGTGGAGGTCAAGTTGGGCCAGGATTAAAAGTTCTGAATACGTCTCTTATTATTATAAATGCAGGAGCCGAAGTAGGTGAAAATTGCACCTTATCTCAAGGTGTTACTATTGGTGTGGCTAACAGAGGTAAACGTAAAGGTTGTCCCGTAATAGGAGACAATGTATGGATAGGACCTTATAGTATGATAGTTGGTAAAATAAAAATTGGAAATAATGTTTGGATAGGTCCAAATAGCTATATTAATATTGATGTACCAGACAATTCAAGAGTTTTTGGTAATCCGCCCCAAATTTTACCGGATGAAAATGCAGTTAAAGATTATATTATTAATCCTGTCTAA
- a CDS encoding glycosyltransferase family 2 protein: MTSQSINISVITPSYNRAHTLYRVFDSLKNQTLQNFEWIIIDDGSTDNTKDTVNEFIQKNIFPINYYKQENKHKFLSLFKGLELAKGEYIAFIDSDDKLLPHAFETFYKEIIKLPENEKYYGVIGLCSYENGEIAGDKFPVSPLDTSIFEMRYKYKVHGDKWGLSIKKAYQEIKFDTSPYEEKGFIPETVLLYLFDKQEYKTRYVNITSLIYVSDENDSKSLSNNFYSSENSFGLCENYKTFITCYKDKFIQYPLVYFRNFIAYILFGLKDKRSFSELLKLNGLALKFFVLLFYPIVFLFKNKDIKD; the protein is encoded by the coding sequence ATGACATCTCAATCAATAAATATATCTGTAATAACTCCTTCATATAATAGGGCACATACATTATATAGAGTTTTTGATTCTCTTAAAAATCAGACCTTACAAAATTTTGAGTGGATTATAATTGATGACGGCTCAACAGATAATACAAAAGATACTGTAAATGAATTTATTCAAAAAAATATTTTTCCAATCAACTATTACAAACAGGAAAATAAGCACAAATTTTTATCTCTCTTTAAAGGTTTAGAATTAGCTAAAGGAGAGTATATTGCCTTTATAGATTCAGATGATAAATTATTGCCACATGCATTTGAAACTTTTTATAAAGAAATAATTAAATTACCTGAAAATGAAAAATACTATGGAGTCATAGGCTTATGCAGTTATGAAAACGGGGAAATTGCTGGAGATAAATTTCCAGTTTCACCACTTGATACTTCTATATTTGAAATGAGATATAAGTATAAAGTTCATGGAGATAAATGGGGTTTGTCAATTAAAAAAGCTTATCAGGAAATAAAATTTGATACATCACCATACGAAGAAAAAGGATTTATTCCTGAAACTGTACTTTTATATTTATTTGATAAACAAGAATATAAAACCCGATATGTTAATATTACATCGTTGATATATGTTTCCGATGAGAATGATAGCAAGTCTTTATCTAATAATTTTTATTCATCTGAAAACTCTTTTGGATTATGTGAAAATTATAAAACTTTTATAACTTGTTATAAAGATAAATTTATTCAATATCCTTTAGTCTATTTCAGAAATTTCATTGCTTATATTCTTTTCGGTTTAAAAGATAAAAGATCATTTTCTGAATTACTCAAGCTAAACGGTTTAGCTCTAAAGTTTTTTGTATTGTTATTTTACCCAATCGTTTTTTTGTTTAAAAATAAGGACATTAAAGATTAG